TAGCTGCGCCTGACACTTGGGTTgatgactccgcctcgcccaacacctcGGCCGCGCTCGACACCTCGGCCgccccgacacttgggttggtgacTCCGTCTTGCCCAACCCCTCGATCGCGCTCGATGCTTGGGTTGGTGCCCGACACATCGAGTtggtgctccacctcgcccgacacctcaGGTTGGTACTACACCTCACCCTACCCCTCGGTCACGCCCGATGCTTGGGTTGGCACCCGACGCCTCGTGttggtgctccgcctcgcccgacccctcggccgcacCCGATGCTTGGGTTGGCGCCCGACGCCTTGGGTTagcgctccacctcacccgacacctCAGGATggcactccgcctcgcctgacacctcggctgcgcccgacgcttgGGTTGGCGCCCGACGCCTCAGGTtggtgctccacctcgcccgacaccttggtCACGCTCCGCACCTCGGCCGCGCCTAATGCTTGGGTTGGCACCTAACGCCTTAGGTTGGCGCTCGACGCCTTAGGTTGGCGCCCAACGCCTTAGGTTGGTGCCCGACGCCTCAGGTTggcgctctgcctcacccgacccctcgggcGTGCTTTGTGCCTCGGCTGCACTCGACGCTTGGGTTGGCGCCCGATGCCTCGGGttggtgctccgcctcgcctgacacctCGGGTtggcgctctgcctcgcccgacccctcggttgTGCCCGATGCTTGGGTTGGGGCCCGACGCCTCGAGTtaatgctccgcctcgcccgaccccttgggttggcgctccgccTCACCCCACCCCTCGGATGCGCCCGatgcttgggttggcgctccatctcGTTCGACGGCGACCCACGAtcttacacccaccgggtgcgctcatgAAACGAGTATAAACAGCCCCTTCATGACTTCACACAAGTCCCAAAAGGACTcgagggctcctatcgggttcataaacccggggtccccaataaacccgcttccctacaaaaaACTTGGCCCAGGAGACGGCGTTGTGACAACGCACGTCTCCCGGGCCGGCCTAGAAACATAATGATAGGCCGAGGCAATGATCCGGTCCctaaccggaaggcctagccaaggtgggGACACAGTCCGACTCTGACCTCTTTTTCGACTGGGGATATGCCGGACCTCTGCTCGTGATTCTTCCCCGACCGACTCAGTTAGGGCCAACTGGGAATgaccgaccagggatgcccgcttgcgctcaagtcaaactgcaataccaagggttgtaccctgccataccctgcacacctgcaggacggtgccaccaggccatgccagacgggcactatgcaaccttccagttccagacatgtcagagcacaaacagtattgtaggcgccggtgtttgccgtaccaggtgaacacagtaaagcctgccacatgcatctaacataaatagtattgtgggcgccgacgaccATCTCGTACccaacagcgtgggcaacaaaacTAGATAGCACACGTATccattctctctttctctgacttgtaaagccatctccttcaactataaaaggggatgtgctctcttctCTTTGAGGACGTTTTCTCTGACTCTAGACAACCTAAGCACTCAAACAGCTCAACAGTTCTAGAATCCaacagctacacagagcatacgctccaatacttagcgcacgttagagcacaCATTACTATCTTccattcggttcagagtccgaccgggcctttaacattctccttctcatttctactcgtttgtaaccccacaataaactttgagcacctgggctcaggaataaagtcaccgaccgactaaaactggacgtagggcacgttgcctgaaccagtataaatctcgtgtcattgagtgttaggccacatcaaTCACAACGCGCGGCAAAACTACAATTATTTACTTGTTGACCACTTTTCACACCGACACATAGCCCATTAGATATTCACCTATTCATCTCTAATTTTATTTCTGAAGCCTAACAATAACCAAAGTAATTTTATTTCTGTAGCCTAACAATAACCAACAGTACGTGGATGCTTCACCGATGGCAAAAGGCCCGGAAGAGGATGGATCAAACCGCgcgcggcccggcccggcccggatGGATTGCTGGGCCAGGAAAGCACCTCGTACTGGGCCAGGCGGGAACATGGACGCccgtgttctttctttctctgttAAGGGCAAGGCGGAGGAGGCCTATAATTGGACGCGCTAGGGTTTCCATCTTCCTCTCCGCCGCCGACGCATCCAAACCCAAATCAAGCCACCGCCCTCTCCTACTCCTCCCCTTGCGGCGCgacggcgagcaccaccagcagcagcgcGCCACGATGAGGCCGATCCTGATGAAGGGCCACGAGCGCCCGCTCACGTTCCTGCGCTACAACCGCGACGGGGACCTGCTCTTCTCCTGCGCCAAGGACCACACCCCCACGGTCTGGTACGCGGACAACGGCGACCGCCTCGGCACCTACCGGGGCCACAACGGCGCCGTCTGGACCTGCGACGTCTCCCGCGACTCGGCGCGTCTTATCACCGGATCCGCCGACCAGACCGCCAAGCTCTGGGAGGTCAGCACGGGGAAGGAGCTCTTCAGCTTCCGCTTCGACGCGCCCGCCAGGTCCGTCGAGTTCGCCATCGGGGAcgcgctcgccgtcgtcaccaccgACAACTTCATGGACCACGTCCCCACCGTCCAGGTCAAACGCATCGCCGAGGACATCGACGATCGTTAGTGCTTTGCCTTCTCAAGAACGCTTCGTTTATGCCTCCTCTGTTGTTTTTGTTTGAATGGCAAGCCTGCACCCTTGACCTTGAGATCCTGTGTGTGTATGCACTATGCAGAGACGGAGGAGTCTGCACTCGTCATCACCGGCATCAAGGGAAGGATCAACAGGGCCGTTTGGGGGCCGCTGAACAGGACCATCATCACTGCCGGGGAGGATGCCACCATTCGCATCTGGGACTCAGAGGTTAGGATAGCATGCTTTTATGTGACTGCAAATAGTACTGATGGCCGTTACAATTTGGTTATCTAGCCCTAAGAATGCCCCCATCAATTGCTTGTTGGTATGGGGCTATGGGCATCTGGTGGTGATAATATGCAATGTTTTTTTTTCCCTCCTGATCAGTCATGATAGCAGTTTAGTTTGTTAATATGTTTATTTGTATTCTTAGAAGTTTATAATGCCAAATTTCACTTTACTTTTATCAGCTTAGTGAACTAAGACAACAACCAACTAATATGCTAGTACTACTAGTATTTGCAGAACTGGACTCGACCTTTCTGATTACTGCTTGCAGTGTTACTCTAGTCTATCCAACAAGTCATGCTAATTTATTTAATGCACCATTTACCCAAAGGGGGAATAAGGAAACCGAAAGGGGGTGTGGGATTCAAAATGAACTCTGCTGTGCCTTTATAAATCCATGCTGCTCTTTCTCTGCCTTTTTCTGCACTGTTAAAATTTAAAGAAGTTAATTGTTTCTCCATAACAATGGAGACTTTTTTTCACATCACTCATGGGATGCTCTTTGAATTGTATGTAGACTGGACAACTGCTGAAAGAGTCTGATAAAGAATCTGGACATCAGAAGACCATCACATCTTTGTCAAAATCCTTAGATTGGTCACATTTCATTACTGGCTCCTTGGATAAATCTGCGAAGGTTAGCATTTGTTCAAGTTGACTGTCATAAAGATATTTATGGTTTCCCTGACATTCAATTTTCCATGCATAGCTATGGGATGCAAGAACGCTGACCCTGATCAAGACGTATGTCACAGAGAGACCAGTTAATGCTGTTGACATCTCTCCCACTCATGATACGGTATGTTCCTCTTCACAAACTTATTTATACATGTCTTTTATAAAGACCAGGTTGTGTGAACTGCCAGACCTAATTTGTTTGGCAGTTGGGTTTCATAGTTCGTATAGTGGATGGTTATATAGCTGGTATTGCAAAGTGGCTCTTTGTCTGATTTAGTGCATTTTTATGTAATCATAGGTCATGATTTTGTATATATTTAACTGTGCTGTCAGCAATTGCATCTTTTGCTGTGTACACAGCAAAAGATGcaataaataggaaactagagttgtggcggcagacccttgagtctagaGGTTTTAGATTAatcagaactaaaaccgaatacatgagatgtgactttggcggagctgcacaggaggagggaggtgtgagtttggaaggtcaagtagcgcctaagaaggatacctttcgttaTCTAGCATCGATGTTACAAAGAGATGGAGACATTGATGTGGACGTtagtcatagaatcaaagcaaggtggatcaagtggcgacaagcttctggcgttctttgtgacaagagggtatcataaaagctaaaaggcaagttttatagaatggcgattagaccggctatgttgtatggagcaaaatgttggcctacaaagattcgtcATGTTCCACAACTGAGTGTtacagaaatgcgtatgttgcgatggatttgtggtcacaaaagaatggaccgagttaggaacgatgat
Above is a genomic segment from Miscanthus floridulus cultivar M001 chromosome 3, ASM1932011v1, whole genome shotgun sequence containing:
- the LOC136544799 gene encoding eukaryotic translation initiation factor 3 subunit I-like, translating into MRPILMKGHERPLTFLRYNRDGDLLFSCAKDHTPTVWYADNGDRLGTYRGHNGAVWTCDVSRDSARLITGSADQTAKLWEVSTGKELFSFRFDAPARSVEFAIGDALAVVTTDNFMDHVPTVQVKRIAEDIDDQTEESALVITGIKGRINRAVWGPLNRTIITAGEDATIRIWDSETGQLLKESDKESGHQKTITSLSKSLDWSHFITGSLDKSAKLWDARTLTLIKTYVTERPVNAVDISPTHDTVVLGGGQDAMNVTMTDRRAGKFEAKFYHKILQEEIGGVKGHFGPINALAFNPDGRSFSSGGEDGYVRLHHFDSDYFSIKM